The following are encoded in a window of Patescibacteria group bacterium genomic DNA:
- the nusB gene encoding transcription antitermination factor NusB, which yields MSNRHLARTIAMQTLFSWDFNGRREQNLNNLIEQNFKQFAPKFNDHGFVKSIINGVIKYEAEIDGYITKYATEWPLDQITIVDRNILRIGVYELVFDQDIPSKVAINEAIEIAKTFGGESSGKFVNGVLGAIYKDVAETIVKKEKPASPAGGPQIKEPANN from the coding sequence ATGTCTAATCGCCATTTAGCCAGGACCATTGCCATGCAAACTCTGTTTTCTTGGGATTTTAACGGTCGGCGGGAGCAGAACTTAAATAATTTGATAGAGCAAAATTTTAAGCAATTCGCCCCGAAATTTAACGATCATGGTTTTGTTAAAAGCATAATAAACGGCGTAATAAAATATGAAGCGGAAATTGACGGCTATATAACCAAATATGCCACCGAATGGCCTTTAGACCAGATTACTATCGTTGACAGGAATATTTTGCGCATCGGCGTTTATGAATTGGTTTTTGATCAGGATATACCTTCAAAAGTAGCTATAAACGAAGCCATTGAAATCGCCAAAACTTTCGGCGGAGAGTCGTCGGGCAAGTTTGTCAACGGCGTTTTAGGCGCGATTTATAAAGACGTAGCCGAAACTATTGTAAAGAAGGAGAAGCCTGCCTCGCCGGCAGGCGGGCCGCAAATCAAGGAACCAGCTAATAATTAA
- the queA gene encoding tRNA preQ1(34) S-adenosylmethionine ribosyltransferase-isomerase QueA has product MKLKDFDYNLPKNLIAQKPVSPRDRSRLLVLHKKSGEIEHKHFYDIIDYLKAGDALVLNNTKVMPARLIGKRVSTGGKVEVFLLKKSPLPLPREYSGHAFVKGGNIWQCLIGSQRRKENLKIEFTKGLKAEIIKNNLDGTWNVKFNKSGGEFMKIVQKIGRVPLPPYIKRMPNVKTQNSKLMNDKINYQTVYADDKKIGSVAAPTAGFHFTPALLEKLKNKGVQIEYVTLQVGLGTFAPVKVDDIAKHKMHAERIEINKKTLGNIIKAKLEGRRIVAVGTTSVRTLEAVFNELKIENCLSRLERGKLKIRDKKNCKTKEIKHRLVDYKNWVNIFIYPGYKFRIVDAMITNFHLPKSTLVMLVSALAGRKKIFTAYREAIKKKYRFYSYGDAMLIV; this is encoded by the coding sequence GTGAAACTTAAAGATTTTGATTATAATCTGCCGAAAAATTTAATAGCGCAGAAACCAGTTTCGCCGCGAGATCGTTCGCGGCTTTTGGTTTTGCATAAAAAATCCGGAGAGATTGAGCATAAGCATTTTTATGATATTATTGATTATTTAAAAGCCGGCGACGCGCTGGTATTAAATAACACAAAAGTTATGCCGGCCAGGCTCATCGGCAAGCGGGTAAGCACCGGAGGAAAAGTTGAAGTGTTTCTGTTGAAAAAATCCCCCCTGCCCCTCCCTCGGGAATACTCGGGACATGCCTTTGTTAAAGGGGGCAATATTTGGCAATGCTTAATCGGCAGCCAAAGAAGAAAAGAAAATTTAAAAATTGAATTTACTAAAGGACTAAAGGCGGAAATTATAAAAAATAATTTAGATGGAACCTGGAACGTGAAATTTAATAAAAGCGGCGGAGAATTTATGAAAATAGTGCAAAAAATCGGCCGAGTGCCGCTGCCGCCATATATTAAGAGAATGCCAAATGTCAAAACGCAAAACTCAAAGCTAATGAATGATAAAATAAATTACCAGACGGTTTATGCGGATGATAAAAAAATCGGTTCGGTAGCCGCGCCCACGGCCGGGTTTCATTTTACGCCGGCGCTACTGGAGAAATTAAAAAACAAGGGCGTGCAAATTGAATATGTCACTTTGCAAGTTGGCCTAGGCACGTTCGCGCCGGTAAAAGTTGATGATATTGCCAAACATAAAATGCACGCGGAACGGATTGAGATAAATAAAAAAACTTTAGGTAATATTATAAAAGCTAAATTGGAGGGCAGAAGAATTGTTGCCGTCGGCACGACTAGCGTTAGGACGCTGGAAGCTGTATTTAATGAATTGAAAATTGAAAATTGCTTGTCCCGCCTCGAGCGGGGGAAATTGAAAATTAGGGACAAAAAAAATTGTAAAACCAAAGAAATAAAGCATAGGCTAGTAGATTATAAAAATTGGGTTAATATCTTCATCTACCCGGGTTATAAATTTAGAATTGTTGATGCCATGATAACTAATTTTCATTTGCCTAAATCAACGCTGGTGATGCTAGTGAGCGCGCTGGCCGGCAGAAAAAAAATATTTACAGCTTATAGGGAAGCGATTAAAAAAAAATACCGTTTTTACAGTTATGGCGACGCCATGCTGATTGTCTAG
- a CDS encoding fibronectin type III domain-containing protein produces the protein MGKKNNIKLFYILLSAFFSAGFLLANSAFAVGSATLNWNANTEPDLAGYKIYYGTSPRTGTDPKVCSMCGYSAKIDVGNVTSYVFNNLTDGATYYFSVSAYDNSANESSSASEVSKAIAAADTTAPSAINNFSAANISQTSLNLTWSAPGDDGAAGIASAYDIRYSTAAITEANWGSVIQVDGEQTPQAAGATQTYTIVGLNPDTTYYFSIKTSDEALNWSAFSNIISARTLANSSGGGGGGGGGGGGGGGGGSSNDNTPPVQPKEFTATATDKQVTLKWLNPSDTDFVRVLIIRKENSQPISKTDGRVVYEGVDQQYIDINVGGAKNYYYAIYAYDRKPNYSSPAVIQIQTKLGSSATEVEATSSNTRQQYKNLYNQTSAVVEQVSGDESNTVYNNNQSVNLDEASKLVYMKIMDKAVLDINKRYSIAYFIHYGTPTTLTLGAGERGGVLSSYKSTFGKLPTTKEEWMDVIKIANGRWPAQKKSLAEAKAAEIFKKVYRRASNMGQANDNAAVTIMAYGLRPVVRNTDSEKAAIKSFKAIYGFAPKSAADWDITRAIAYSGAKR, from the coding sequence ATGGGTAAAAAAAATAACATAAAATTATTTTACATCTTGCTGTCGGCTTTTTTTTCGGCCGGTTTTTTATTGGCTAACAGCGCGTTCGCGGTCGGTTCCGCTACTTTAAATTGGAATGCCAATACCGAACCGGATTTAGCCGGTTATAAAATTTATTACGGCACTTCGCCGCGGACAGGAACCGACCCTAAGGTTTGTTCCATGTGCGGTTATTCGGCTAAAATCGATGTTGGCAATGTTACTTCTTATGTTTTTAATAATTTAACCGACGGCGCCACTTATTATTTTTCCGTGTCAGCTTATGATAATTCAGCTAACGAGAGTTCCTCCGCCAGCGAGGTAAGTAAGGCGATTGCGGCCGCTGATACAACCGCGCCTTCGGCCATTAATAATTTTTCAGCTGCCAATATTTCCCAAACTTCTCTAAATTTAACTTGGTCGGCTCCCGGAGATGATGGCGCCGCCGGCATAGCTTCCGCTTATGATATCCGTTATTCAACCGCAGCTATTACCGAGGCTAACTGGGGTTCTGTTATCCAGGTTGACGGCGAACAAACACCGCAGGCGGCCGGGGCGACACAAACATATACCATAGTTGGCTTGAATCCGGATACTACTTATTATTTTTCTATAAAAACTTCTGACGAAGCGCTTAATTGGTCGGCTTTTTCTAATATTATTTCAGCCAGAACTCTTGCTAACAGTAGCGGCGGTGGCGGTGGCGGTGGAGGCGGCGGTGGCGGTGGAGGCGGGGGCGGTTCGTCTAATGATAATACGCCACCGGTCCAGCCTAAAGAATTCACCGCTACCGCGACAGATAAGCAAGTTACTCTTAAATGGCTGAATCCTAGCGATACGGATTTTGTCCGCGTGCTTATTATAAGAAAGGAAAATAGCCAGCCAATTTCAAAAACTGACGGCAGGGTGGTATATGAAGGCGTTGATCAGCAATATATTGATATAAATGTCGGCGGCGCTAAAAATTATTATTATGCTATTTATGCCTATGACCGGAAGCCTAATTATTCTTCTCCGGCGGTAATACAGATTCAAACTAAACTAGGCTCATCCGCCACAGAAGTAGAGGCCACATCGTCTAATACGCGACAGCAATATAAAAATTTATATAACCAGACAAGCGCGGTAGTAGAGCAGGTAAGCGGCGACGAAAGCAATACGGTATATAATAATAATCAATCGGTTAATTTAGATGAAGCTTCCAAGCTCGTTTATATGAAAATAATGGATAAAGCGGTTTTAGATATTAACAAAAGATATTCTATCGCTTATTTTATCCATTATGGCACGCCGACCACTTTAACTTTAGGAGCCGGTGAAAGAGGCGGAGTTTTGAGCTCTTATAAATCAACTTTCGGCAAACTGCCTACTACTAAAGAAGAATGGATGGATGTAATAAAAATAGCCAATGGGCGCTGGCCGGCGCAAAAAAAATCGCTAGCCGAGGCTAAGGCGGCGGAAATTTTTAAAAAAGTTTATAGGCGCGCGTCCAATATGGGGCAAGCCAATGACAACGCCGCTGTGACTATTATGGCTTACGGTTTAAGGCCGGTTGTTAGAAATACTGACAGTGAAAAAGCGGCGATTAAAAGTTTTAAAGCGATTTACGGCTTTGCGCCGAAAAGCGCCGCGGATTGGGATATCACTAGAGCCATAGCTTATTCAGGCGCGAAAAGATAA
- a CDS encoding right-handed parallel beta-helix repeat-containing protein: MRNKFKIGIYILIIAIGIFAMKKNSEAASMVIPDSRKIDWTQAGVPGGIPSRTTNCTTTECNALCGSGAPATCTSAGATVTTASISAAITSAGMDQVVRLPAGTFSLASQLTIYKSHVVLRGMGKGVTILQPTHARAANDYHIIMGRGGYLDSTGRSGGVPQETRAISSGAAKGSTAVVVSDTSTLAVGQTILISAAKETWMWERNNTYQNLPTQIVMISGIIGNTVHFSPALTYDFSHNSAYARSYASVYGSIYLPYQYIGLEDLTIDASASGANEANTYPGEVILMSNTAYSWIRNIEIKNFMWAGVLVDDGLQNTITGNTIHDGNSWRENHGIFIADNATLNVVENNDCYNLWACAQSPWSFGGTGNVYSYNYDHNPIRFYSFINDYTGNDGPKIARSATNPTNISWSSFTYYIHYKGPLSNTDYTTPYFKSASAAGIPLSGATVPRNRYGIWAIDVDAAGNINITAGTNNSLGYDSAAAATTYGVPGYLDIFGQEVMNTKARMGWITVVSTNPDGFIPGVTALNASGVTAAFNSRNAQPSGYLLEAYLDNHGAGRMYSLWEGNYGGSWSSDNYHGSNAFVTLFRNRFTGLNPYPQRTGWRRMIEMGKFSYWNNIIGNLLGDSSWTPSTYIRLSGHPWIEEAAIFRFGYPNSGNSEYVDAQAGEAITRPDYYFTHLDPQVYSTVALHQNYDFKNNIQKTCGGSSEPCQGITGNDLPASLYLSAKPAWWCAESAWPPVEPATAAYSKIPAQRRFEGLSCTLSADTTPPSAPSGFVVQ; the protein is encoded by the coding sequence ATGAGGAACAAATTTAAAATAGGAATTTATATTTTGATTATTGCGATAGGAATTTTCGCGATGAAAAAAAATTCCGAGGCCGCCTCCATGGTTATTCCTGATAGTCGTAAAATAGATTGGACGCAGGCTGGCGTCCCAGGAGGCATTCCGTCTCGGACAACAAATTGCACGACAACCGAGTGCAATGCTTTATGTGGTTCCGGGGCGCCGGCTACTTGCACGAGCGCAGGGGCGACCGTAACGACAGCTTCAATATCTGCCGCCATCACGTCAGCCGGGATGGATCAAGTCGTTAGATTGCCGGCCGGAACATTTTCTTTAGCTTCGCAGCTAACTATTTATAAAAGCCATGTGGTTTTAAGAGGCATGGGAAAAGGAGTAACTATTTTACAGCCGACCCATGCCAGGGCGGCCAATGATTATCATATTATAATGGGCAGGGGCGGCTATTTGGATTCCACCGGTAGATCCGGGGGCGTGCCACAGGAAACCAGAGCCATCTCCAGCGGAGCGGCCAAGGGCTCTACGGCTGTTGTCGTTAGCGATACTAGTACTTTAGCAGTAGGCCAAACAATATTGATCTCGGCCGCTAAAGAAACTTGGATGTGGGAACGTAATAATACTTACCAAAATTTACCGACACAGATAGTTATGATTTCAGGTATTATAGGAAACACTGTTCATTTTTCTCCGGCTCTAACTTATGATTTCTCGCATAATTCCGCTTATGCCAGATCTTATGCTTCGGTTTATGGTTCTATATATCTGCCATACCAATATATAGGATTGGAAGATCTTACTATTGACGCGTCCGCGTCGGGCGCTAACGAAGCAAATACCTATCCAGGCGAGGTTATACTTATGTCAAACACGGCTTATTCATGGATACGGAACATAGAGATAAAAAATTTCATGTGGGCAGGCGTACTTGTTGACGATGGCCTCCAGAACACGATAACGGGCAACACCATACATGATGGAAATTCATGGAGAGAAAATCATGGCATATTTATAGCTGATAATGCCACCCTGAATGTGGTTGAAAATAATGACTGCTATAATTTATGGGCTTGCGCGCAATCTCCTTGGAGTTTTGGAGGAACAGGCAATGTTTATTCTTATAATTATGATCATAATCCGATAAGATTTTATTCTTTTATTAATGATTATACTGGCAATGACGGACCGAAGATAGCCAGAAGCGCAACTAATCCAACAAATATTTCTTGGAGTAGTTTTACTTATTATATTCATTACAAGGGCCCGCTATCGAATACCGATTATACAACTCCTTATTTTAAATCGGCATCAGCCGCGGGCATACCTCTTAGCGGCGCAACGGTTCCGCGAAATAGATACGGTATTTGGGCAATTGACGTGGACGCCGCGGGAAATATAAATATCACGGCAGGAACGAATAATAGCCTGGGTTATGATTCTGCCGCGGCCGCGACGACTTATGGCGTCCCGGGATATTTGGATATTTTTGGCCAGGAGGTAATGAATACGAAAGCCCGCATGGGTTGGATTACGGTAGTGTCTACCAATCCGGACGGATTTATCCCGGGAGTTACCGCGTTAAACGCATCCGGAGTGACCGCGGCCTTTAATTCAAGAAATGCCCAGCCATCAGGATATTTACTTGAGGCTTATTTGGATAATCATGGCGCCGGCAGAATGTATAGTTTATGGGAGGGCAATTACGGCGGATCATGGAGCAGCGACAATTACCACGGTTCAAATGCTTTTGTAACATTATTTAGAAACAGATTTACCGGGCTTAATCCATATCCCCAGAGAACCGGCTGGAGAAGAATGATAGAAATGGGGAAGTTTAGCTACTGGAATAATATTATAGGAAATTTGCTAGGTGATTCCAGCTGGACGCCATCAACCTATATTCGATTGTCGGGACACCCCTGGATTGAGGAAGCAGCTATTTTTAGGTTTGGCTACCCCAATAGTGGCAATAGTGAATATGTAGACGCGCAAGCCGGAGAGGCGATAACTCGTCCCGACTATTATTTTACGCATTTAGATCCTCAAGTCTATTCGACCGTGGCTCTTCATCAGAACTATGATTTTAAAAATAATATCCAAAAAACCTGCGGCGGAAGCTCCGAACCTTGCCAAGGGATAACGGGGAATGATCTGCCCGCCTCCCTTTATTTATCCGCCAAGCCAGCTTGGTGGTGCGCAGAGTCGGCCTGGCCGCCCGTAGAGCCCGCTACGGCGGCGTATAGCAAGATCCCTGCCCAAAGAAGATTTGAAGGTTTATCTTGTACTCTTAGCGCCGATACCACCCCGCCTTCAGCGCCAAGCGGATTTGTGGTACAATAA
- the rnc gene encoding ribonuclease III, translated as MKDFFKLEALMDVKFKNLDLLKQAVVHRSYLNEHPDFELYHNERLEFLGDAVLEIIVTEILYHDFMQTPEGDLTNWRASLVNYRMLAVIADELGIDKYLYLSKGEAKDKNSKARQYILANAMEAIIGALYLDQGLKPAKKFVKAFILSKLDNILTNKLYLDPKSKFQEKAQEVYGVTPHYKVLSESGPDHAKDFVVGLYLNNEMVSQGKGTSKQEAQVAAAEEGLINKNW; from the coding sequence ATGAAAGATTTTTTCAAATTAGAAGCCTTAATGGATGTTAAATTTAAGAATCTTGACCTTTTAAAGCAAGCGGTCGTGCACCGATCGTATTTAAACGAGCATCCTGATTTTGAATTATACCATAACGAGCGTTTGGAATTTTTAGGCGACGCGGTTTTAGAAATAATCGTTACGGAAATTCTCTACCATGATTTTATGCAAACCCCGGAAGGCGACCTAACAAATTGGCGGGCCAGTTTGGTCAATTATCGGATGTTGGCCGTAATCGCCGATGAACTCGGCATAGATAAATATTTATATTTATCCAAAGGCGAAGCTAAAGATAAAAATTCAAAAGCGCGGCAATATATTTTAGCCAACGCCATGGAAGCTATCATCGGCGCGCTCTATTTAGACCAAGGCTTGAAGCCCGCAAAAAAATTCGTCAAAGCTTTCATTCTTTCCAAATTGGACAATATTTTAACCAATAAGCTTTACCTTGATCCTAAGTCAAAATTTCAGGAAAAAGCCCAAGAGGTTTACGGCGTGACTCCGCACTATAAAGTTTTAAGCGAGTCCGGGCCGGATCATGCCAAAGATTTTGTGGTCGGGCTTTATTTAAATAACGAAATGGTTTCTCAAGGCAAAGGCACGTCAAAGCAGGAAGCTCAAGTGGCCGCGGCCGAGGAAGGCTTAATAAATAAAAATTGGTAA
- the rpmF gene encoding 50S ribosomal protein L32, with amino-acid sequence MSVPAKRRSRSEARRGRSHQALKKVKLNKCPKCGKAVLPHTACKFCGSYKGRDVLKIKTKIKKEKK; translated from the coding sequence ATGTCCGTACCAGCCAAACGAAGGTCTAGAAGCGAAGCCCGCCGCGGCCGTTCGCATCAGGCTTTAAAAAAAGTTAAACTAAATAAATGCCCTAAATGCGGCAAGGCCGTGCTGCCTCATACCGCTTGCAAGTTTTGCGGCTCATATAAAGGGCGCGATGTTTTAAAGATAAAAACTAAGATTAAGAAAGAGAAGAAATAG
- a CDS encoding PilT/PilU family type 4a pilus ATPase → MTMQDIFKLSVKKGASDIHLVADAPALLRIDGELIAIDPKKILSRKDIEQMAFPLINEEQKKRFIADKELDFGYEDDDETRFRINLLYERGNLGLVARVITDNIPNLEDLLMPKVVYDLLNLQQGLILVTGPTGCGKSTTLAAMINYINQKRKCSIVTLEDPIEFRFKHDKSVISQRQLGTDMISFGQGLKHVLRQDPNVIMVGEMRDLETIGMTITLAETGHLVLATLHTYSAAQTIDRIIDIFPPHQQTQVRMQLSMTLAAVISQRLLVKIGGGRIAAREILTNTPAVSNLIRESKIAQIKTVIETSSKEGMVSLDHDLKRLYDAKVIAKEVAQSHMNNPELLEKFRIL, encoded by the coding sequence ATGACCATGCAAGACATTTTTAAATTATCGGTTAAAAAGGGCGCCTCGGATATCCATTTAGTCGCTGATGCTCCGGCTTTATTAAGGATTGACGGCGAGCTAATCGCGATAGATCCTAAGAAAATTTTATCAAGAAAAGATATTGAACAGATGGCTTTCCCCTTGATCAACGAAGAACAAAAGAAAAGGTTTATTGCCGACAAAGAATTAGATTTCGGCTACGAGGATGATGATGAAACCAGGTTTAGGATAAATTTGCTTTATGAAAGAGGCAATCTGGGGCTGGTGGCCAGAGTCATAACCGATAATATTCCCAATTTGGAAGATTTGTTAATGCCTAAAGTGGTTTACGATTTACTTAATCTGCAGCAAGGCTTGATCTTAGTCACCGGCCCAACCGGCTGCGGTAAATCAACTACCTTGGCGGCCATGATAAATTATATTAATCAGAAAAGAAAATGCAGCATTGTCACTTTAGAAGATCCGATTGAGTTTAGGTTTAAGCATGACAAAAGTGTTATCTCGCAAAGACAGTTAGGCACCGACATGATTTCTTTCGGCCAAGGCTTAAAGCATGTTTTAAGGCAAGACCCGAATGTCATTATGGTGGGCGAGATGCGCGATCTGGAAACTATTGGCATGACCATCACTTTGGCCGAAACCGGGCATTTGGTTTTAGCCACTTTGCATACTTACAGCGCGGCGCAAACCATTGACCGCATTATTGATATTTTTCCGCCCCATCAGCAGACGCAAGTCAGGATGCAGTTGTCCATGACTTTAGCGGCGGTAATTTCCCAGCGCCTACTCGTAAAAATAGGCGGCGGACGCATAGCGGCCAGAGAAATTCTTACCAATACTCCGGCCGTGTCCAATCTAATCAGAGAAAGTAAAATCGCCCAGATTAAAACCGTGATTGAAACCAGTTCCAAAGAAGGCATGGTAAGTTTAGACCATGATTTAAAGAGGCTGTATGATGCGAAGGTTATTGCCAAAGAAGTGGCGCAAAGCCATATGAATAATCCGGAGTTATTGGAGAAGTTTAGGATATTATAA
- a CDS encoding fibronectin type III domain-containing protein, whose product MVNKKTLIAAIAAIFLLAGIFWWFYPAKTGSATLSWNPNTEFNLAGYRIYYGPSLRDNNCPPGGYPEKIDVGKTTDYKLNNLVSGRTYYFSITSYNTANQESCFSEEGKKIISHISKIDWLKSFFSR is encoded by the coding sequence ATGGTGAACAAAAAAACGCTAATCGCCGCTATCGCCGCCATTTTCTTGCTCGCTGGAATTTTTTGGTGGTTTTATCCGGCGAAAACCGGGTCAGCCACGCTTTCCTGGAACCCTAACACTGAATTCAACTTAGCTGGCTATAGAATTTATTATGGCCCTTCGCTTCGTGATAATAATTGTCCGCCCGGCGGGTATCCGGAAAAAATTGACGTCGGCAAAACAACGGATTATAAATTAAATAATTTGGTTAGCGGCCGAACTTATTATTTTTCCATTACCAGCTATAATACCGCCAACCAGGAAAGCTGTTTTTCCGAGGAGGGTAAAAAAATTATTTCTCATATTTCAAAAATAGATTGGCTAAAATCATTTTTTAGCCGTTGA